From Peptoanaerobacter stomatis, one genomic window encodes:
- the rho gene encoding transcription termination factor Rho translates to MIDYDHLKITELKELAKEKNISNYSKMKKNELIQALSSIGNDDTKQIDIQEDVYIKDIDDEHNSKEKKVGELFIAENNSIASGVLEILPDGYGFLRGDNYLSTENDVYMSPTQIRRFRMKTGDYIEGVVRPPKTGEKFSALLFVHKINGEHPEKSIKRMSFDNLTPIYPREKFNLNNSDDVSSRIVDIIAPIGKGQRGLIVAPPKAGKTMLIKALANSIKTHNPEVELIILLIDERPEEVTDIKESVKDADVIYSTFDELPAHHIKVAEMVLNRAKGLVEFKKDVVILLDSITRLARAYNITIQSSGKTLSGGLDPSSLYGPKQFFGAARNLKEGGSLTILSTALIDTGSRMDDVIFEEFKGTGNMELTLDRKISQKRIFPAIDIEKSGTRKDELLQSEKEMQLSANIRKNLENHTNIYYLEKLIKLLQSKSSENLIKQIEDI, encoded by the coding sequence ATGATTGATTATGACCATCTAAAAATTACGGAGTTAAAAGAATTAGCAAAAGAAAAAAACATATCAAATTATTCAAAAATGAAAAAAAATGAACTTATACAGGCATTGTCATCTATTGGCAACGATGATACAAAACAAATAGATATACAAGAAGATGTCTATATAAAAGATATAGATGATGAGCATAATTCCAAAGAAAAAAAAGTAGGAGAGCTTTTCATAGCTGAAAACAATTCTATAGCAAGTGGTGTTTTGGAAATATTGCCTGATGGATACGGATTTTTGCGTGGAGATAATTATTTATCCACAGAAAATGACGTATATATGTCTCCTACACAAATAAGACGTTTCAGAATGAAAACAGGTGATTACATAGAAGGTGTAGTAAGACCTCCAAAGACAGGAGAAAAATTCAGCGCTTTATTATTTGTACATAAGATAAATGGCGAACATCCCGAAAAATCTATAAAACGTATGTCTTTTGACAATTTAACACCAATATACCCAAGAGAAAAGTTCAATCTTAACAACAGCGATGACGTATCATCAAGAATAGTAGATATAATAGCACCTATTGGAAAAGGACAAAGAGGTCTTATAGTTGCACCTCCAAAAGCCGGAAAAACTATGCTCATAAAAGCTCTTGCCAACTCTATAAAAACTCATAATCCTGAAGTTGAGCTGATAATATTATTAATCGATGAACGTCCAGAAGAAGTCACAGACATAAAAGAGTCCGTAAAAGATGCCGATGTTATATATTCAACATTTGATGAGCTTCCCGCGCATCATATAAAAGTTGCAGAAATGGTACTTAACAGAGCAAAAGGACTCGTAGAATTTAAAAAAGATGTCGTAATATTATTAGACAGTATAACAAGGCTCGCAAGAGCATATAACATAACCATACAATCGAGCGGAAAAACTCTATCAGGCGGTTTGGATCCAAGCTCACTATACGGACCTAAACAATTTTTCGGTGCAGCAAGAAATCTTAAAGAAGGCGGTTCACTGACAATATTATCAACAGCGCTTATAGATACAGGTTCACGAATGGATGATGTAATTTTTGAGGAATTTAAAGGCACAGGAAATATGGAACTCACACTTGATCGAAAAATTTCACAAAAAAGAATATTCCCCGCTATAGATATAGAAAAATCCGGAACAAGAAAAGACGAATTACTTCAATCGGAAAAAGAGATGCAGCTATCAGCAAATATTAGAAAAAACTTAGAAAATCACACAAATATATATTATTTGGAAAAACTTATAAAACTTTTACAATCAAAATCATCAGAAAACCTTATAAAACAAATAGAAGATATTTAA
- the hflX gene encoding GTPase HflX → MSDTKNIEKVILVGLNITTNIKKQTDIDIYDSMKELEELAQAAGTKILGTTVQNKETYDAAYYIGKGKAEELAELAENMEADTIIFNEELSGVQIKNLEEITKAKVIDRTTLILDIFASRALSKEGKLQVELAQQKYRSARLIGLGSQLSRLGGGIGTRGPGEKKLEIDKRHIKQRIIDIQKELKEISKNRQTQRSSRAKSNLPLVALVGYTNSGKSTILNEIIKTHKDYDKEKEVYVQDMLFATLDVQLRKATLPSNSDYLITDTVGFVSQIPHDLIEAFKATLEEVKYADLLLHVVDLSNDKYKLQMDTTNKVLSEIGVDNKKVLYVFNKADKVNYEANISVNEPFIMISATKRYNIDKLYEMIEQMLSKSKKKVELLIPYSNSDIINKLHDKYNFEEIYEENGTRLKVSLEEEEYGRYKNFITQEF, encoded by the coding sequence ATGTCTGATACAAAAAATATTGAAAAAGTGATATTGGTAGGACTTAATATAACTACCAATATAAAAAAACAAACTGATATAGATATATATGATTCTATGAAAGAATTGGAAGAACTCGCTCAAGCAGCCGGTACAAAAATATTGGGAACTACCGTACAAAACAAAGAAACTTATGATGCTGCATATTATATAGGCAAAGGCAAAGCAGAAGAGCTTGCTGAGCTTGCCGAAAATATGGAAGCCGATACAATAATATTTAATGAAGAACTGTCAGGAGTACAAATCAAAAATCTTGAGGAAATAACAAAAGCAAAAGTAATAGACAGAACGACATTAATACTTGATATATTTGCATCAAGAGCCTTATCAAAAGAAGGTAAATTACAAGTCGAGCTTGCTCAACAAAAATATCGTTCAGCAAGACTTATCGGATTAGGCTCACAACTTTCAAGACTCGGTGGAGGTATAGGTACAAGAGGCCCTGGCGAAAAAAAATTAGAAATAGATAAGCGTCACATAAAACAAAGAATAATAGATATACAAAAAGAATTAAAAGAAATATCAAAAAACAGACAAACACAAAGAAGTAGCAGAGCAAAATCAAATTTACCTCTTGTAGCTTTGGTAGGTTATACAAATTCAGGAAAATCTACAATTTTAAATGAAATAATAAAAACACATAAAGATTATGACAAAGAAAAAGAAGTCTATGTTCAAGATATGTTGTTTGCCACACTTGATGTTCAGCTTAGAAAAGCAACTTTACCCTCAAATTCAGACTATCTTATAACAGATACTGTAGGTTTTGTCTCACAAATACCTCACGATTTGATAGAAGCGTTCAAAGCTACATTAGAAGAAGTAAAGTATGCTGATTTGCTCCTACACGTAGTAGATTTGTCAAATGACAAATATAAATTACAAATGGATACAACAAACAAAGTTCTATCAGAAATAGGAGTTGACAACAAAAAAGTTTTATATGTATTCAACAAAGCCGACAAAGTAAATTATGAAGCAAATATCAGCGTAAATGAGCCTTTTATTATGATATCGGCAACAAAAAGATATAATATCGACAAGCTTTACGAAATGATAGAGCAGATGCTGTCAAAATCTAAGAAAAAAGTAGAACTGCTCATACCATATTCAAACTCAGATATAATAAACAAACTTCACGATAAATATAATTTTGAAGAAATCTACGAAGAAAACGGAACGAGATTAAAAGTCAGCTTGGAAGAAGAAGAATATGGAAGATATAAAAATTTTATAACACAAGAATTTTAA
- a CDS encoding MGDG synthase family glycosyltransferase gives MQKKVMILTASTGGGHNKASNAIKKELDILNIENEIVDSLKDIGRMGKLLNIMISGGYEKSAQYIPKVYGTAYNASDGKFIRKTFDWNFIISYMEKNILKKIESDNITHIITTHAFPGIAVSNLKEKEKINIPLYSLITDYTVHVAHVAKDIDKYIVAHEDTGVLLKSFKVEQEKIYPLGIPIDMKDYDISDTRRWKTEKDIDDKFTVLIMGGSFGAGDIISVYKQIENLQEDINIIVICGRNEHLKERLERRIYRKKPKNKTVVVGFTDEIERYYQISDVIITKPGGLTITECIHEELPMIIPFFIPGQEEGNRDFLVNNQMALYTSRYFSLDMLIKCVIENPEKLEIIKSSMRRNKKVDTAKKIAELFL, from the coding sequence ATGCAAAAAAAAGTAATGATACTTACTGCCTCAACAGGAGGAGGACACAATAAAGCTTCAAATGCAATAAAAAAAGAACTTGACATATTGAATATAGAAAACGAAATTGTAGATTCACTCAAAGACATAGGCAGAATGGGGAAGCTGTTAAACATAATGATATCAGGCGGATATGAAAAATCAGCTCAATATATACCAAAAGTCTATGGTACAGCATATAACGCATCTGACGGTAAATTTATCAGAAAAACATTTGACTGGAATTTTATAATATCTTATATGGAAAAAAATATATTAAAAAAAATAGAAAGCGACAATATAACACATATAATAACTACTCATGCTTTTCCGGGAATAGCTGTATCAAATCTGAAGGAAAAGGAAAAAATAAATATTCCTCTATACTCTCTTATTACCGATTATACAGTTCACGTAGCTCATGTTGCCAAAGATATAGATAAATATATAGTAGCACATGAAGATACAGGAGTACTTTTAAAATCTTTTAAAGTAGAACAGGAAAAGATATATCCTTTGGGAATACCTATAGATATGAAAGATTACGATATTTCAGATACAAGAAGATGGAAAACAGAAAAAGATATAGACGATAAATTTACTGTACTCATTATGGGCGGAAGTTTTGGAGCGGGAGACATAATATCGGTTTATAAACAGATTGAAAATTTGCAAGAAGATATAAATATAATAGTAATATGCGGAAGAAATGAACATCTTAAAGAAAGATTGGAAAGAAGAATATATAGAAAAAAACCTAAAAATAAAACTGTAGTTGTAGGATTTACTGACGAAATAGAAAGATATTATCAAATATCAGATGTGATTATAACAAAACCGGGAGGTCTTACCATTACAGAATGTATTCACGAAGAATTGCCTATGATAATACCTTTTTTCATACCAGGTCAAGAAGAAGGCAACAGAGATTTTTTGGTAAATAATCAAATGGCACTTTATACAAGCAGATATTTTTCATTGGATATGCTTATAAAATGTGTAATAGAAAATCCTGAAAAATTGGAAATAATAAAAAGTTCTATGAGGAGAAATAAAAAAGTAGATACCGCAAAAAAAATAGCGGAGTTGTTTTTGTAA
- a CDS encoding dUTP diphosphatase, which produces MKLKVKFEKEICQDFEFVDGKSDWIDLKSAEDVELKAFEHKLINLGFALELPIGYEAYVLPRSSTFKNFGIIQTNSMGIIDNSYCGDEDYWRLPVLAIRDTKINKGDRICQFRIMEKMKDIEIEIVEHLGNKNRGGFGSTGKN; this is translated from the coding sequence ATGAAGTTAAAAGTTAAATTTGAAAAAGAAATTTGTCAAGATTTTGAATTTGTAGATGGAAAATCAGATTGGATAGATTTAAAATCGGCAGAAGATGTTGAACTAAAAGCCTTTGAACACAAACTTATAAATTTAGGTTTTGCATTGGAACTTCCAATCGGATATGAAGCATATGTACTTCCAAGAAGCTCTACATTTAAAAACTTTGGTATAATACAAACCAACTCTATGGGTATAATCGACAACTCATACTGTGGAGATGAAGATTATTGGAGATTACCTGTTCTCGCAATAAGGGATACTAAGATAAATAAAGGCGACAGAATATGCCAGTTTAGAATAATGGAAAAAATGAAAGATATAGAAATAGAAATAGTTGAACATTTAGGCAATAAAAATCGTGGAGGTTTCGGCTCAACAGGTAAGAATTAA
- a CDS encoding AI-2E family transporter, translating to MFKNNLFKKVLFVLFCLIAYKIVDNYVFFFSEIGRFLSILSPFFWGIAFAYILNPLMCLFESKFKIPKRVFTLAIVYLIFFGIIALFSIFIIPVIAENIKELYSKSSYYPNILYSYIEKLPNSEYLLKNLGIMNLIENNSSSILQWLFQFSNLTFNSILTQAFNITSGLFNFVLGIFVSIYLLYDKENLINYNKKVIRALFPKDTAFSILNYFSKVNFYFYNFLIGKLIDSTIIGILCYIGLSLLKIKYSLLLSIIVGMFNMIPYFGPFMGAVPAILLTLIYSPIQALWVALFILFLQQFDGWYLGPKILGNTVGASPLFIIFSILVGGGFAGALGMLLAVPLFKSLFLLWEEFIDKRSPDKKDLIE from the coding sequence TTGTTCAAAAACAATTTGTTCAAAAAAGTTTTATTTGTTTTGTTTTGCTTGATTGCATATAAAATCGTTGATAATTATGTTTTTTTCTTTTCTGAAATAGGTAGATTTTTGTCTATATTATCGCCTTTTTTCTGGGGAATTGCTTTTGCTTATATATTAAACCCGCTTATGTGTTTGTTTGAAAGCAAGTTTAAAATTCCTAAGAGAGTTTTTACTCTTGCCATTGTATATCTTATATTTTTCGGCATAATTGCTCTTTTTTCAATATTTATTATACCTGTCATAGCTGAAAATATAAAAGAATTGTACAGCAAATCCTCATATTATCCAAACATTTTATATTCATATATAGAAAAGTTGCCTAATAGCGAATATTTGCTGAAAAATCTTGGAATAATGAACTTAATTGAAAATAACAGCTCAAGCATTTTGCAATGGCTTTTCCAATTTTCAAACTTGACATTTAATTCAATATTGACACAGGCTTTTAATATAACATCCGGTTTATTCAATTTTGTACTTGGAATTTTTGTTTCTATATATCTGCTATATGACAAGGAAAATCTCATAAATTATAACAAAAAAGTTATACGTGCATTATTTCCTAAAGATACAGCTTTTTCCATATTAAATTATTTTTCAAAAGTGAATTTCTATTTTTATAATTTTTTAATTGGAAAGCTAATAGACTCTACAATTATAGGTATACTTTGCTATATAGGACTTTCACTGCTTAAAATAAAATACTCTTTACTGCTGAGTATAATTGTAGGTATGTTTAATATGATTCCGTATTTCGGACCTTTTATGGGAGCTGTACCTGCAATATTATTGACTCTTATATACAGTCCTATTCAAGCGTTATGGGTAGCATTATTTATATTATTTTTACAACAATTTGATGGTTGGTATTTAGGACCGAAAATACTCGGCAACACAGTAGGTGCATCTCCACTTTTTATAATATTTTCTATCTTAGTTGGTGGAGGTTTTGCAGGTGCTCTTGGTATGTTGCTTGCAGTACCGTTATTCAAAAGTTTATTCTTGCTTTGGGAAGAATTTATTGATAAAAGAAGTCCTGATAAAAAAGATTTGATTGAATAG
- the msrB gene encoding peptide-methionine (R)-S-oxide reductase MsrB: protein MKYFLITLVLSVICVFFFSYNKIEVYNMQTKSISSSSNLPNNPNVNVDYSKVDLKKIYLAGGCFWGLDAYMARVYGVADTISGYANGKTEDTVYENLKSTGHAETVEVSYDPSRVSLNDILQYYLRVVDPTSLNKQGNDVGTQYRTGIYYTDEDDKKIIEEVLKEEQKKYKNKIVIEVLPLKHFIKAEDYHQDYLEKNPSGYCHINLFDVEKPLYENQRTYKKPSKDELKKSLTDIQYKVTQESATERPFSNEYWDNTKKGIYVDITTGEPLFSSTDKFESGCGWPSFSKPISKDLIEYKNDTSHGMNRTEVRSKSGDAHLGHVFDDGPKELGGIRYCINSASLKFIPLEDMEKEGYKDLIPLVK from the coding sequence ATGAAGTATTTTTTAATTACATTAGTTTTGTCTGTAATATGTGTGTTTTTCTTTTCATATAATAAAATCGAGGTGTATAATATGCAAACTAAATCTATATCAAGCAGTTCAAATTTACCTAATAATCCAAATGTAAATGTTGACTATTCCAAGGTCGATCTAAAAAAAATATATTTAGCAGGCGGTTGCTTTTGGGGATTGGATGCTTATATGGCAAGAGTTTACGGTGTAGCGGATACAATAAGCGGTTATGCTAACGGTAAAACTGAAGATACCGTTTATGAAAACTTAAAATCTACAGGACACGCTGAAACAGTTGAAGTTTCATATGATCCTTCAAGAGTATCATTAAACGACATATTGCAATATTATCTACGAGTGGTTGACCCTACAAGTCTTAACAAACAGGGAAATGATGTAGGCACCCAATATAGAACGGGAATATATTACACGGATGAAGATGATAAAAAAATTATAGAAGAAGTATTAAAAGAAGAACAGAAAAAATATAAAAATAAAATTGTTATAGAAGTATTACCTCTAAAACATTTTATAAAAGCTGAAGACTACCATCAAGATTATTTGGAAAAAAATCCTTCAGGATACTGCCATATAAATCTTTTCGATGTCGAAAAACCCTTGTATGAAAATCAAAGAACATATAAAAAACCCTCAAAAGATGAATTGAAAAAAAGTTTAACAGATATTCAGTATAAGGTAACTCAGGAAAGTGCCACAGAAAGACCTTTTTCCAACGAATATTGGGATAATACAAAAAAAGGTATATATGTAGATATAACTACAGGTGAACCGTTATTTTCTTCAACAGACAAGTTTGAATCAGGCTGTGGCTGGCCAAGTTTTTCAAAACCTATCAGCAAAGATTTAATAGAGTACAAAAACGACACAAGCCATGGTATGAACAGAACAGAGGTTAGAAGTAAGTCAGGTGACGCTCATTTGGGACATGTATTCGATGACGGTCCAAAAGAATTAGGAGGGATAAGATACTGTATAAACAGTGCCTCTTTAAAATTTATACCTCTTGAAGATATGGAAAAAGAGGGATATAAAGATTTAATCCCCCTTGTTAAATAA
- a CDS encoding YtxH domain-containing protein produces MRRTNCETNLFAIVGATAIGAIIGVAFGLMFAPKSGNELREQLVTSGKDLVNKNKSKKDSFFDEEDEDIDEIGDFSDSI; encoded by the coding sequence ATGAGAAGAACAAATTGTGAAACAAACTTATTTGCCATTGTAGGTGCCACTGCAATAGGAGCAATAATAGGCGTAGCGTTTGGCTTGATGTTTGCACCAAAAAGCGGAAATGAGTTAAGAGAACAGTTAGTAACATCAGGAAAAGATTTAGTTAATAAAAATAAGTCTAAAAAAGACAGCTTTTTTGATGAAGAAGATGAAGATATAGATGAAATAGGAGATTTTTCTGATTCTATATAA